The Acidobacteriota bacterium genome includes the window ACCAGCATGGTTGTGTGCTGTATGCCGGAAGTTTTAACAAAATTCTGTTCTCTGCCCTGCGCATCGGGTATCTGGTTGTTCCTCCGTCACTGGTTGATGCGTTCACGGCGCTTCGGTCAACCGTTGATCGGTTTCCAGCCGTGATGGATCAGGCCATTCTGGCTGACTTTATCAGTGATGGCTATTTTGGTCAGCACATTCGTCGAACTCGGGAACTCTATCACCACCGACTTCAGGTTTTTCTGGAATCAGTCAGTCGTCGGCTGGGAGGGTTGCTTGAGGTAGCTTCCACCAATGCCGGGTTACAAACCATCGGCTGGCTTCCACACGGAGCGGATGACCAACAAACAACTCAGCGGGCAGCCGATTTCGGAGTGGAAACCATTGGAATATCACGATATACCATCCAGCATCGGGTCCGACCTGGGCTGGTCCTTGGCTTTGCCGCAGTTGATGAGAAGGAAATTGACCAGGGGGTTGAACGACTTGGGTTTGCACTTGAAAGTATGCAGCGTCAGCGGCCTTCGCCATGACTGACTAGCCAAACAAGAGTTCCTCTGCTAGAAACCACCTGCTCTGAAATCTCAGGTACCTGAAACACCTGAATTTCTCTATCTTCATATATTTAAGGACAGAACAAACGCATGAGTGCAACTTTAGGCATTGAAGAGATCGTGGTTGGGTCGGGCGCTTCACCAAAAATCGGTGACACCGTGGTGGTTCACTACACCGGCGTGCTCACCAATGGCGTCAAGTTTGACAGTTCAAAAGATCGCAACCGCCCATTTGAATTCATTTTGGGTGTGGGACAGGTCATCAAAGGGTGGGATCAGGGTGTCGCGACCATGAAAATTGGCGGCAAACGCAAACTGACAGTTCCACCTGAACTTGGCTATGGAAGCCGTGGGATTGGTCCCATTCCACCGAATTCAACCCTGATTTTTGAAGTTGAATTGCTTGGCATCAAATAAAGCGAGTAGCGAAGTAGCGAAGCAGGTCAGATTGTTTCCTGTCAATCCTTAAACTCTTTGTCTTTCGCTATTTCGCTATTTCACCTTCTTTGCTATTTGGCGATGCGGGTCACTTGCCAACTGGCGATATTCGTAAAATTCGCCACGGAGCCGATGATATTTGACACCGGTTCGAAATCGCTGGCAGGGGGCCCCAAACCGACTGAACTGATATTGAACCCAGGCCAGCGGAATTTTGAGCCAGTACCGCACTGGAACGTTGAGGATTTGCAGTAAGGCCGGTTCAGAATCCATCCGCGCCCGGCCCCGCCCATAGAAAAAAGCCCGACGAAATAACCAGTCGAATGAAATCTGGCCGGCATCCACATTGTGACTCACCTGCGCGGTTGGAACATAGATAATCTGACATCCTCTGGCTCGCAATCGTTGAAGAAACTCTGTCTCTCCGCCCATTGGGTAACTCCTGCCCTGAGGACCCATCTGAGGATCAAAGTGAACTCCCTCCATTGCTGTTCGTCGAACAGCAAAGTTCGGCCCAAAAGGTAAAATATTGTGATATTCAAATGGGGTTTCTTCGGTCATGGGAGGAATCCATACCGGAGGGAATTTTGAAAAGGCAGTTGAAGTGAAGACTTCTTCTTTCAACCAGACTGGTGTTTCAGGTGGGTATGTGGGTTCAATTGGGCCGCAAAAAATATCAAAGTCTGGCCACCGTTGAGCCGCCTGATACAGATCAACTAACCACCGGTTCGAATGAGTACCATCATCATCGGTAAAAACCAGCAATTGACCTTTTGCAACCTTCAGTCCTTGATTCAAAGCTCGATTTTTTCCAGGTTCGGGTTCAAAAAGCGAGACCAGAGGAAGTGTGCGGCGCGCCTGCTCCAAAACCTGTGGCGTGTCGTCAGTACTGTTGTTGTCAATGACAATGACTTCCCATCTAAGTCCATTCATTTCCTGGCGAGCAAGAGAGGCCAGGGTCGGGCCAAGGAGTCTGGCCCGATTCCGGGTGGCAATCAACACGCTGAGATCAAGAGGGTGAGTCATAGAGAAGGAGGAATTGACTGACCTGACCGATGGATCTGGCGGTATTCAAATATCTGTCCGCGCAGGAAATAAAGCGTTGAACTGGTTTTGAACTTTTGCGGTTCCGCCCGAAAAAAGAACAGATGGTGGAACAACCAGGTAATGCAGAAGACAACCATCAGTCGAGCAGGAACACCACCCAACCGAAATGAGGTGGTGTTAGGTGCAAAATGAACAAACCCACGCCCAAACCGAAACGCCCGGTTCAACAGCCAGGCTGATTCAAGCTGGTGCTTTTCAACCCGGTGAAAGACTTTCGCTCTGGGAACATACCCAATCTGCTGATTTTCTTCATATATCCGGGCTAAAAACTCAGTCTCATCTCCCAGGGGTGATTGTGGATCCGCCGCCTGTGGTCCCAGACTTAATGAAAAACGCTTTCCACCAACAGCGGCTGCCCGCAGGGCATAATTTGGCCCAAATGGCAGGGTTGGATCGTCAAGCCGGGTATTTTCAGTGTGATTGAGATCAAAATGGGAAAAGGCAATTGAGGTAATCCGCCGATTTTGGCGAATCCATTCCGGCGTTTCAGGTGGCAGTAACGGGATAACCGGACCGCCAAAAATTGAAATTTCTGGCCATTGTCTGGAGGCAGCGACCAGTTCTGAGACCCATTGTTCAGTGTGCTCAGTGTCGTCATCAGTAAAAATCAGTAATTCACCTGTCACGATATCAAGTGCCCGGTTCAATGCCCGGTTTTTTCCTGGGGTTGGCTCCGTCAGCGGAATCAACGGCAACCAGCTTTGGGCTTCGCGTAAAACCTGGGCTGTATCGTCGCTGCTTCCATTATCAACGACTACAATTTCCCATCGAATTCCATTCAAGTGTTGATTGCGCAACGATTGCAACGTTTGCCGCAAAACGGACGCTCGATTTCGAGTGGAAATCAAAATACTGACATCAACGTTCTCCACGATATCAGCCCCCTCAAAACAAGACTGGAGATGGTTTTGAGGGAACCAAAACCGATCTCCAGTATGACAAAATAAAAATTACTGGTGCTCGCGGCGGGAATCGAACCCACGACCTACCGCTTAGGAGGCGGTTGCTCTATCCACTGAGCTACGCGAGCAAATCTCGAAGGACAAGGAATGAGAAACTCAACTTAATGATACCAGTTTGTAGTCAGTAGTCAGTAGTCAGTAGTTTACTAACTTTACTTCTTTGAGTTACTTCACTGTTCGCGAATCCAGGCAATTCATTCCGCTGAAAGTCTTTCAACTCTCCGCTCTTATGAATCATAGCGCAGGAGTGATTCGACGTGATACCCGGCCAGTTTTTCACGACCGTTGAGAAAATCCAGTTCGATCACAAAGGTAATGCCCACGACCGTACCGCCAAGGCGTTCAACCAGTTTGGTTACAGCCAGGGCCGTTCCGCCGGTTGCCAGCAAATCATCCGCGATCAGCACCCGATGACCAGGCTGGATCGAATCTTTGTGGATCTCAAGACAATCACTGCCATACTCCAGGTCATAGCATTCACGCTCGGTTTCCGCCGGAAGCTTTTTGGGTTTCCGAACCGGGACAAAACCGGCCCCCAGGTGATAGGCGATGGCTGGGGCAAAAATAAAACCACGGGCTTCGATCCCAACCACCACGTCAATTTTCTCGCCGACAAATCCTTCGCTCATGCGGTTGATCACACGCTTGAGCCCCTTTGGGTCTTTCAAGAGGGTGGTGATGTCATAAAACAAAATGCCGGGTTTAGGAAAATCCGGGATTTCACGAACAAGTTTACGAAGAGCATCCATAAAGCAAAATTCCTATCCATTAATGCGAAATGTATCAAAATGTCCGGTTGGTTCGACGGCGGTTTCACTGATTTTTCGAACTTCCGCATACATCGGACCAAAGGCAAGATCGTGTTTGAGCTTTTCAATGGCATCAAGAGTACCTTCAACCCAGGCTTCAACTGAGCCATCGGGCAAATTTCGCACCCATCCTCTGATTTGATACTGACAGGCGGCGCGAAGCGTGTAATAGCGATACCCGACTCCCTGCACACGGCCAGTAATCACAAAACGTCGAGCAACAACGGCCATGAGAACATTACCTCTACCCACTCTCAAAAATGCAAAAAGGCCATCAATTCGAAGTGAACGGATGGCCTTCCTTTAGGATAACCTGGTCGGGGCGAGAGGATTTGAACCTCCGACCTTTCGGTCCCGAACCGAACGCTCTACCAGGCTGAGCCACGCCCCGTCAAACTGGAATGTCCTGGAAAGGGACGGATAGTACTCTCCGGTCCAGGTCTTGTCAAATGAAAAACCTGGGGCTGAGAAAACCAGGGCTGAGAGCTTGGGGCTGAAGACAACGGGCTGAAGACTTCGGGTTTAAAACAAAATTCCCAACTTCTTCAGCCCGTTGTCTTCAGCCCCGAGTCTTGGAGTCTTCCGCCCGCCTTTCTTAGTTGCTGGTGCTAATTCCCGACCAACTGGGCAAGGTCAACGCTGGCACATACGCGGATTCTTCAAAGTTGAATTTAAAGTACCCTTTGAATTTGGTGACGTTGGAGATGCCTTCCCCGCGAGCCAGGGTGGGCATTCGGAACCGACCATTAAATTCTGAATAATCAACCGTGGCACTGATTGATTCGATATCTTTGAGGTGTTTATCCAACACAGCCAGGTTGTACATGGCTTCAACCTGAACGGTGAGCATATCGCCGGTGGTGCCATTGACATAGACAATCCCAACGGCCAGGGGAACGCTCTTGATATTCGCTTTGGGTTTAAAGCGGAAGGCGCGTTCACCTTCGCGTTCGGCGGGCGCCGGTTCAAACTCATAATAAGGTAATTTTTCGGGCAGGAGCGGAAAGAAAATCAAATCCAGGAACGCCTGTGAGGTCAGCCCGGTGCTTTCCTTGGGATTGACTTTGGTTTTTGGATTGCCTTTGTCGTCAGTGTCAGCAACGACTCTCGGGACAACCAGGTAATTGGTTTTGTCGTTTTCATCCACCTGATATCCGATCTCAACTTCCGTATCCCGAAATTGCTTGCGTTCTCCAGGAGGGAGACCAGGGGCTTTTGGTTTTTCATAGCGCTCCATGTGCAGCCGTTGCCGATACTTACATCGGTCACGAATCACCAGTGATTGATGCTGGTTGCAGGCGGTTTTACAAATTAATTCTGGAACACCGGTGCAATCCATCGTCGCCACGCCTGGACAATCCGGCGTCCGAGTCGGGTCAACCAGCGGTGTTCCTCTGGTAACGAGCGCCGAGCCAGTCACCCACAAAAAGGCGACCAGAGAAAGCGAAACCAGCCGGGCATGTAATTTATGAATTTTCATGGTATCTTTTACTCCATCTCGCAGTTTCGAAATAGTTTGTTGTTTGAAGAATGAGATTTTGAAATTGAGCACTGTCAGGAATCCATTGTCTGATGCAGCAAGGCCACTGCTGTGTTTTCCGATGAGAACCAACCTGATGCACCAACAGACTTCCCTGGCTGTTTTTCGAGCGTGGCTTCCGACTTCACTACCTTGATTGGTCATTTAAATTTTCCAAGAGCCACTGTTTTATGCAGAACCGATATTACCGGCTTCCCAATGCCTTTCATATTTCACTTGACCCATTACTGGATGAACTGCGGCAGTTTTTTGTCTTGAACGGCCATCAGGTTCAAATCATTCCAATCAATAACGGTCATATTCTGCAAGCCCAAAAAGAATCAACCTTGAGCAACCTGACAGCTCAGTCCTCGGCCCTGACGGTGCGGTTGACCCGCGAACTTGATGGATTGCGAGTTGAAGTCGGCAATGGGCGGTGGCTGGATAAAGCGGCCATCGGGTTGGTTGGATACGTATTGCTGGCACCGCTCATTTTGCTTCCAATTGTCGGTGCAATCAATCAGTTTAAGCTGTCAGAAGATGTTTGGGAAAAAATCGAAGCCTTTGTCGCCCGACAGAACGGCGCGCCAATGCCAGGAACGGCGTATTCCCCCCCTCCCCCGGCTGGCTATACTTCTCCAACCTACTACCCACCCCCCGCTTCCGCCGTTGAGGTACGCTGTGCTTCGTGTAAGACCGTTCTGGCAACGGGTGCCATGTTTTGTTCGCGGTGCGGAACCAGGGTTGGAAACGGTTCGGTGGTCGAATCGTTTGCCAGTTCCAGCCCAACCTGTCCCGATTGTGGCCTGATGAACCCTCTTGGGGCACGGTTTTGCTCGGGCTGTGGTCATCGGTTTGGTGGATAACACCACCGTCTCGGGCTTCCACAAAGCCTGAAACGATCAAGGGTTTGCTGATTCCAATTTGCTTTGCCCCCTTTGAAATCAAACTTTTTCAAAGGCCAACGCACCCAAACCCATCAATGTGAAGTTCACGCATCAAGCCGTGTGGACTTCCGCTTTTCCTGCCCCCTTCGTTCACCAACCAGATTCCATTCCAGGGGTTGGCAGTTTTTTGGTTTCACTCCAGTCAGGGTTTATTTGGCATTGCAACCATTGATGCCGGTTGCAACT containing:
- a CDS encoding FKBP-type peptidyl-prolyl cis-trans isomerase — encoded protein: MSATLGIEEIVVGSGASPKIGDTVVVHYTGVLTNGVKFDSSKDRNRPFEFILGVGQVIKGWDQGVATMKIGGKRKLTVPPELGYGSRGIGPIPPNSTLIFEVELLGIK
- a CDS encoding zinc ribbon domain-containing protein; translated protein: MQNRYYRLPNAFHISLDPLLDELRQFFVLNGHQVQIIPINNGHILQAQKESTLSNLTAQSSALTVRLTRELDGLRVEVGNGRWLDKAAIGLVGYVLLAPLILLPIVGAINQFKLSEDVWEKIEAFVARQNGAPMPGTAYSPPPPAGYTSPTYYPPPASAVEVRCASCKTVLATGAMFCSRCGTRVGNGSVVESFASSSPTCPDCGLMNPLGARFCSGCGHRFGG
- a CDS encoding glycosyltransferase family 2 protein; its protein translation is MTHPLDLSVLIATRNRARLLGPTLASLARQEMNGLRWEVIVIDNNSTDDTPQVLEQARRTLPLVSLFEPEPGKNRALNQGLKVAKGQLLVFTDDDGTHSNRWLVDLYQAAQRWPDFDIFCGPIEPTYPPETPVWLKEEVFTSTAFSKFPPVWIPPMTEETPFEYHNILPFGPNFAVRRTAMEGVHFDPQMGPQGRSYPMGGETEFLQRLRARGCQIIYVPTAQVSHNVDAGQISFDWLFRRAFFYGRGRARMDSEPALLQILNVPVRYWLKIPLAWVQYQFSRFGAPCQRFRTGVKYHRLRGEFYEYRQLASDPHRQIAKKVK
- a CDS encoding glycosyltransferase family 2 protein, with amino-acid sequence MENVDVSILISTRNRASVLRQTLQSLRNQHLNGIRWEIVVVDNGSSDDTAQVLREAQSWLPLIPLTEPTPGKNRALNRALDIVTGELLIFTDDDTEHTEQWVSELVAASRQWPEISIFGGPVIPLLPPETPEWIRQNRRITSIAFSHFDLNHTENTRLDDPTLPFGPNYALRAAAVGGKRFSLSLGPQAADPQSPLGDETEFLARIYEENQQIGYVPRAKVFHRVEKHQLESAWLLNRAFRFGRGFVHFAPNTTSFRLGGVPARLMVVFCITWLFHHLFFFRAEPQKFKTSSTLYFLRGQIFEYRQIHRSGQSIPPSL
- a CDS encoding adenine phosphoribosyltransferase, which gives rise to MDALRKLVREIPDFPKPGILFYDITTLLKDPKGLKRVINRMSEGFVGEKIDVVVGIEARGFIFAPAIAYHLGAGFVPVRKPKKLPAETERECYDLEYGSDCLEIHKDSIQPGHRVLIADDLLATGGTALAVTKLVERLGGTVVGITFVIELDFLNGREKLAGYHVESLLRYDS
- a CDS encoding acylphosphatase, whose translation is MAVVARRFVITGRVQGVGYRYYTLRAACQYQIRGWVRNLPDGSVEAWVEGTLDAIEKLKHDLAFGPMYAEVRKISETAVEPTGHFDTFRING